The genome window GGATATCGGGTGGTGGTCGTTTTTGATGCACAGTTTGTCCGGGGCGTGAAGCGTAAAAGTAAGAAGTATCAGGTAGAAGTAGTTTTTACGCATGAGGATGAAACGGCAGATGAGTACATCGAACAAAAAGCGATTGAATGGAAAAACGTGCGGACGCAAATTATGGTAGCGACATCTGACTATACAGAACAGTGGGCTATTTTTGGACAAGGTGCACTACGAATTTCATCCCGAGAACTACTTTTTGAAATTCAAGAAATGAGCAAACAAATCGGTAAGAAAATCAAGCGAATTCAGGAAGAAATGCCAAAATCCAACCTTAATCTAGATTCTGATGTTATTTCGCAGCTTGAAAAGTGGAGAAGAGGCGAGGAGTAAGGGATTGACGGTATGTTTATGACTATGTATAATGGAGCAACCATAGAAGAAATCCTGTCGTAAAGGAGCCGATTAGCCTAGTGGATAATTCAGTGAATCAAGAAGAACTTGCGATGCTCGAACTAGCGAGAAGTGGTGATACAGAAGCGTTAGAATATTTTTTCAGTAAGTATCAGTCTGTTATTTACTGGAAATCAACCCAATATTTTCTGCAAGGTGCGGAGCGGGACGATTTAATCCAAGAAGCGATGATTGGTCTTTTCAAAGCGATTCGTGATTATGACAAAACCAAAGAAGCTTCTTTTCGATCTTTTGCAGAAATGTGTATTAACAGGCAGCTACTTTCGGCGGTGAAGCGGGCGTCTAGACAGAAGAATATTCCGCTTAATAATTCTGTTTCACTCGATACACCAATGGCTGAGGATGATGTGGACTGGACTTTATTAGATGTGATTTCCGAAAAAGCAGCCGAAACTCCAGAAGACTTTTTAATCAAAAACGAAGATTTAACGCATGTAGCACGTCAACTAGAACAAGTCACAAGCGAATTTGAAAAAGAAGTATTAAAACAGTATTTAGAAGGTAAGAGCTATCAAGAAATGGCACTTTTCTTCAACAAAAAAGAGAAAGCAATCGATAATGCCCTACAACGCGTCAAAAAGAAAATGATGAAACAGCTAGAATGAAAAAACAATTGACTAGCTAAGAGCCAAATGTTATATTTATATGGATGAAATGTGCCTATTTTTTGGCATGGCATATTTAATGATTGCGGAGTTGAGATAATTTATGAAGAAGAAAACATCCCTCGCTTGTTCTGAGTGTGGTTCAAGAAACTATACAGTCAATGTTAGCGGGACGCAGAAAGAAACTCGCTTAGAAGTGAAGAAATTCTGCCGACACTGCAATAAACATACATTACATCGAGAAACAAAATAGACGATATGGAGGTTTTGGTATGTCTGCAATAGCAAAATTCTTTCGGAATGTTTCATCCGAAATGCACAAAGTTACGTGGCCAACTAGAAAAGAACTTTTAACCTACACAGTAACAGTAGTTATTACAGTAGTTTTATTTGCTTTATTCTTTATGTTAATTGATTTCGGTATCGAACAAATTATTAAACTTATCGTGTAGTGCTAGGAATTTTACAAAGATAATGATATACTATTACTTGAGACAAAACCCGTACAACTTTCGGGTTTTTTATTTTGGATTATACTAAAAGGAGGATGGCGGCAAAATAGGATTGCTGCCAACTAAACAATGGAAAAAAATTGGTATGTAGTTCATACTTACTCCGGTTATGAAAATAAAGTCAAAGCAAACTTAGAAAAACGTGTAGAATCAATGGGCATGTCAGATAAAATCTTTCGCGTGATCGTACCGGAAGAAGAAGAAACAGAAGTGAAAAATGGTAAAACAAAAACAATTAAACGTAAAGTTTTCCCTGGTTATGTACTAGTAGAAATCGTTATGACAGATGACTCTTGGTATGTAGTTCGTAATACTCCAGGTGTTACAGGCTTCGTTGGTTCAGCAGGTTCTGGATCAAAGCCAACACCATTACTTCCAGAAGAAGCAGATCGTATTCTTAAAAGCATGGGCATGGTTGAAAAACGTGCAGAAGCTGACTTTGAAATTGGTGAAACAGTTATGGTCAAAGAAGGACCATTCGCTGACTTCTCCGGTAAAGTGGACGAAATGGACAACGACAAAGGTAAAGCAAAAGTCATGGTTAACATGTTTGGACGTGAAACGCCAGTCGAAGTGGATTTCAACCAAATCGAAAAACTTTAAAATGTGCAACCTCTACATTATTTGTGGAGGTTGTTTTGTTAGGGAGGCGACAAAATGGACAAAGCAAAGCAGATTTATCTGGAATTTAAACGAGAAGCCGATTTTTTTGAACTCGATTTCCCATTGTTCTTAGGTGATGGTCCAGGTTTCGGCGAGCTTTGTATGGATTATAGTGAACAAGATGGTTACATGCTATATGGTTATGAACGCGGGAAACGTAACAGTGAATTTAAAACAACAGACTTTGACGAATTTAAATATGAGGTTTTCTTGCATATTTGTTGGTATATGGGAATGGAGTTTGAACTGCGTCACCGCAAAGAAGATATCGAACGCGATGATAATATCCTAGAAACAGATACCAGAAAAATTGCTTTTGAAAAAACATTGCAACTACTAAAAATGGTGAATCCGGCGTGGATAGATAAGGCAGCAATTGGCTACTCGAACTATTTGAACTTATGGCGAAAAAATAAAAATGTATATTTCGATAAAGAAGCTATGCAGTTCAAAGTAAATTTATAAAAAAATCTTGCAACTATACATTTAAAATGGTATCATATATAAGTACGTTTTTGACGTATGTTTTAACGTGGGAGGGGAAATATCAGCCCCAGTCAACCACATCACGGACTTAAGGAGGTATGTCTCGTGGCAAAAAAAGTGATTAAAGAAGTTAAACTTCAAATTCCAGCAGGTAAAGCAAATCCTGCACCTCCAGTTGGACCTGCATTAGGTCAAGCTGGCGTAAACATCATGGGATTCTGTAAAGAGTTTAATGCTCGCACAGCCGATCAAGCTGGTCTTATTATTCCTGTTGTGATCACTGTATTTGAAGACCGTTCGTTTACGTTCATCACTAAAACTCCACCAGCAGCTGTATTACTTAAAAAAGCAGCTAAAGTGGAAAAAGGATCCGGTGAACCAAACAAAACAAAAGTTGCATCTGTAACTCGCGCTCAAGTACAGGAAATTGCTGAAACAAAAATGCCAGACCTTAACGCTGCAAATGTTGAATCTGCAATGCTAATGGTTGAAGGTACTGCACGTTCTATGGGTATCACTATCCAAGACTAATCGTGTGTTTCACAATTTGACAATTAAGGAGGAAAAGAAATGGCTAAGAAAGGCAAAAAGTATCAAGATGCTTTAAAACAAATTGATGCAAACAAAGTTTACACTGCAGAAGAAGCAGTTGAACTTGCTAAAAAAATTGACTTCGCTAAATTCGATGCAACTGTTGAAGTAGCATTCCGTCTTGGCGTTGACCCTAAAAAAGCGGACCAACAAATCCGCGGTGCTGTTGTATTACCAAACGGTACTGGTAAAACTCAACGCGTATTAGTATTCGCAAAAGGTGAAAAAGCTAAAGAAGCTGAGGCTGCTGGAGCTGATTACGTTGGTGAATCTGAATTCGTTGAAAAAATCAACCAAGGTTGGTTTGAATTTGACGTTATCGTTGCTACACCTGACATGATGGGTGAAGTTGGTAAATTAGGCCGTGTCCTTGGACCAAAAGGTTTAATGCCAAACCCTAAAACTGGTACAGTAACTATGGACGTAACTAAAGCAGTTAACGAAATTAAAGCTGGTAAAGTAGAATACCGTGTTGATAAAGCTGGTAACGTCCACGCTGCAATCGGTAAAGTATCTTTTGATGCTGCTAAACTAGTAGAAAACTTCCGTACTGTGAATGACGTTCTACAAAAAGCAAAACCTGCTGCTGCGAAAGGTACTTACGTGAAAAATCTTTCCGTAACAACTACTTTCGGACCTGGAATCAAAGTCGACCCAGCAAGCTTATAAAATTTAACTTGACCAGCCCCTTGTCTTTTGATAAGATAGGCTAGTTGAAACAATCAAATATCCTTACCGTAGACAGTTGGTGCGTTTATCGCTTAAATTTGCCACCCGAGGGATTTCTTTTGAAGTGTGCGTCCGCGTGCATTTTACAAAAACCTCTGACGTCTACGGTGTCAGAGGTTTTTTGTTGCTGATCAAACGGAACTTGTGTCTGTTTAATTAGATTTAATTGTTGGACGGAGGTGGAAAAATGAGTAAAGTTCTTGAAGCTAAACAAAGTGCAGTAGAAGAAATTAAAACAAAATTATCAGCTAGTGCGTCTACAGTAATTGTTGATTACCGCGGCTTAAACGTTGGCGAAATCACTGACTTACGTAAACAATTGCGTGATGCTGGTATTGAGTTTAAAGTTTACAAAAACTCACTAACTCGCCGTGCTGTTGAAGCTAACGGTTACGAAGGTTTAGAAGGAGCTCTAACTGGTCCTAACGCAATCGCATTCAGTAATGAAGACGTAGTTGCGCCTGCGAAAATTCTTAACGATTTCGCTAAAGATCACGAAGCACTAGAAATCAAAGCCGGTGTTATTGAAGGTAAAGTTGCTTCTCTTGAAGAAATTAAAGCACTTGCAACACTTCCATCACGCGAAGGATTGCTATCTATGCTTTGCAACGTACTTCAAGCTCCAGTTCGCGGTCTTGCTATCGCTACTAAAGCTGTTGCTGACCAAAAAGAAGGACAAGAAGCATAATCTGTTCTACCCAGGGGAAACCCTACAAACAAATCTCGGTTAAATCCGAAAAAATTATATTATTGGAGGAATTTCAAAATGGCTTTAAACATTGAAGAAATCATTGCTTCCGTAAAAGAAGCATCTGTATTAGAACTTAACGATTTAGTAAAAGCAATCGAAGAAGAATTTGGCGTAACTGCTGCTGCTCCTGTAGCTGTAGCTGCTGCTGGTGGCGCTGCTGCTGAGCAAACTGAATTCACTGTAGAACTAGCTTCTGCTGGAGATTCTAAAATCAAAGTAATTAAAGTGGTTCGTGAAATCACTGGTCTTGGCTTAAAAGAAGCTAAAGAATTAGTTGACAACGCTCCTAAAGCTCTTAAAGAAGGCATTGCTAAAGACGAAGCTGAAGAAATCAAAGCTAAACTTGAAGAAGTTGGCGCTAACGTAGAAGTTAAATAATTTATTTTAAAGCCCTTAGATACTTGTTATCTAAGGGCTTTATTTATTTTTAGTAATTGAGTGCTTTCGAATGAGGAATCAATCCTTTAGAAGGCTTTTTTTTATTGGTATTACATGCTAGTATAAAGAGATGGATTAGTTTTCTGGGGGTTTATATATGGCAATTAAATCTATATCAAAATCTGAATTAGAAGTAATGTCTGTTGATTTATATAAAGCAGATAAGGATTCAGTTGCTTCCTTACTTGGTGGAACTACAGATCCTAAAAATGTTAGTCTAAAAGAAACTGTAAAACAATTCGAAGCTCAAGGGTTCAAGAAGAAAGAATCTTAATAACATAGAAACGGGCGCTTAATAATCAAAGCGCCTGTTTTTCTTTCGTTAGCGCTACTTTAGAAGGGGATTTTATGCTAAAATAGCTAGAGATACGAAAGGAAGGTGCGGTTCTTGACTAACAATCATTACTACACAAACGACGAAACAATTAAACACAACCGAAAAACATGGCAAGTGATGTTAAAAGGTTTTAATATGAGTTTTACAAGTGACAATGGCGTGTTTTCCAAAAACACAGTCGATTTTGGCTCAAAATTATTGATTGAGTCTTTTGAATTAGAAACGAAAACAGGGAAAATTTTGGATGTTGGTTGTGGCTATGGTCCGATGGGGTTAACGGTAGCGAAAGCGTTCCCTGATAGCCAAATTGAAATGGTGGATGTTAATTTGCGTGCGCTAGAACTCGCGAAAGAAAATGCGGAAATCAATAAAATTACGAATACGCATATCTATGAAAGTTCGGTTTATGATAACGTAACTGCGAACGACTACCAAGCGATTATTAGTAATCCGCCAATTCGTGCAGGGAAAAGAATTGTTCATGCGATTTTAGAAGGTGCTTACAATCACTTGCAAGAAACCGGAGAACTTTGGATTGTTATTCAAAAGAAACAAGGCGGTCCATCTGCTGAAAAGAAAATGGAAGAAGTTTTCGGCAACGTTGAAACAGTCGCAAAAGATAAGGGCTATTTTATTTTCAAAAGTGTTAAAAATTAAGTTGTATCAAGTGTGGAAACATGCTAATATAGAAATACATTTTACTAAGAAAGGACTGAGGGATATGCTTAGAATGAAAGATATGCTAGAAAAAAACAACCAATCAAGACAGAAGATAATAGGTATTTCTTTAACGTTCCTGCATAGACAACCGGTGTCTTTTCAAGGTAGCGTCCGTTAAAAGTTAGGTCCTTCAATCTTTCTTGATTGAGGGACTTTTTTAATACTTAAAAATAAACTTGAAAGAAGTGAGTCGAATGACAATAGGGGAACTGGAGAATTTTAACAGCTAGGAAGAGAAGTGGAGACTTTCATTTCTCTATTAAACAGAAAATGAGGAATAGAAATGCTAACATTAAAAGGAAAATATAACGAAGCGAAAGTTTTTACAGATAATGTGGACGACAATACCATCGGGGAAATTATTACGTTGTGTAATCAACCGTTTGCGAAGGATAGTAAAATTCGCATCATGCCCGACACGCACGGTGGTAAAGGCTGTGTGATTGGAACGACAATGACAATTCAAGATAAAATTGTACCAAATTTGGTTGGAGTGGACATCGGTTGCGGACTGTATGTAGTGAAACTAAAACCTGGCAAGTTAAAAATGGATTTTGATAAGCTAGATAAAGTTATTCGCGAACGAGTGCCATCCGGAAGCAAAACACACGATAAGCCTGTAGATGAATTTGATTTGGAAGGTGTAGTTGCGCCAATTCATCGCGGCTGGGTAGCTAGAAGTATAGGGACGCTTGGTGGCGGGAACCATTTTATTGAGGTGAATCAAGGCTCTGACGGTATTTACCTTGTAATCCATAGTGGAAGTCGGGTGCTTGGTAAAGAAATCGCGGAATATCACCAAGAGGTAGCTTATAAAAGATTAGACATATTGCGTAAAGAATTAAAATTAGATGCAACTGCTGCGAAAAAACGTGGCAATTTAGAAATGGCTAATAACTTGAACGGTGAGCGAGAGCAAGTGAAATTGGATTATGACTTATCCTATGTGACGGGCTCTGATTTAAACCATTATTTAAATGACATGGAAATTGCACAAAAATTTGCAGCGCGTAATCGTTACATCATGGCAGAAACTATTTTAAAAGCGATGAAGTGGAATAAGGCAGTTGTTTCGGCGTTTGATTGTGTGCATAATTATATTGATATCGACAACCGCATGCTTAGAAAAGGTGCGACATCTGCTCAGCTTGGGGAGCAAATTATCGTTCCGCTTAATATGCGTGATGGCAGCATTCTTGCAACGGGTAAAGGAAATGCAGATTGGAATTACTCGGCGCCACACGGGGCGGGAAGGATGCTAAGTCGCTCTAAAGCAAAAGCGCAAATCAGTTTAGAGAGCTATCAGGCAGCGATGAAAGACGTTTGGACTACTTCTGTTTCTAAAAAAACAATTGATGAAGCTCCAAAAGCCTATAAATCAGCTAAACAATTACTTGTTGATGTAGAAGATACGATGGATATTCAAGAAATAATTAAACCGTTATACAATTTCAAAGCATGAGCAAAAAGAAGCGGCAAATATTATAACATGCTTCTTCTTCTTTTTCTAGAAAAATATTTGACATAGGTCGAGAGATGTTGTATTATAGTATAATGCCAAAAGAATCTATACCGTTTTTTGCGTTGCATTTTATTTCAAAATATGAAGAAAAATGAAGCGTTTGCGCGGTTTTTGGTGCTATAAATAAACATGGACGTGGTTTTCAGAAATATATGATGAAATCCGCTTTCTTTTTGTCTAAAGCAGCAAATTTTTCTTTTTGAAGTTCCACTTGATTTCCAACTAGGTTTTATCTGATTGCGACTATGCGAATCAGATGTACACGAGGTAGCAGGAAACTTTTGATGAACGATGTTTAAGGCTGATGAAGGAGTATGGAAGTACTTGCTTTTGAACGATTTAACTTAAACATCGGGTGCGGGGGGTTCCACTGTTTTTGTGCCTAAAAGTGAAGTCGGTGTGCTTATAAATTTTTTAATTAATTTGAGGGGTGAATAGTTTGTCAGGACATTCAGGACATGATGTAAAATATGGACGGCATCGTACGCGTAGAAGTTTTGCGCGAATCAGTGAAGTACTTGAATTACCAAACTTAATTGAGATTCAAACAGCTTCTTACCAATGGTTCTTAGATGAAGGGCTACGTGAGATGTTCCGCGATATTTCGCCAATTGAGGATTTTGCGGGTAATTTATCTTTAGAATTCATTGATTACGATCTTGGAGAGCCGAAATATTCGGTAGAAGAATCTAAGAACCGTGATGCAAACTATGCGGCTCCACTGCGCGTGAAGTTGCGCCTAATCAACAAAGAAACCGGCGAAGTAAAAGACCAAGAAGTATTTATGGGTGATTTCCCACTAATGACTGAAATGGGTACGTTCATTATTAATGGGGCAGAACGTGTTATCGTTTCCCAGTTAGTTCGTTCTCCAGGTGTTTACTTCAATGGAAAACTAGACAAAAATGGTAAAAAAGGCTTTGGTTCTACTGTCATCCCTAACCGTGGGGCTTGGCTTGAGTATGAAACAGATGCTAAAGACGTTGTACACGTTCGTATTGACCGTACACGTAAATTACCAGTAACTGTTTTACTTCGTGCACTAGGCTTTGGTTCCGATCAAGAAATTATTGATTTAATCGGGGACAATGACTACTTGCGCAACACGCTTGAAAAAGACAACACTGACAATGCTGAAAAAGCACTTCTAGAAATTTACGAAAGATTACGTCCGGGTGAACCCCCAACAGTTGATAACGCTAGAAGCTTACTAGTTTCTCGTTTCTTTGATCCAAAACGCTACGATCTTGCAAGCGTTGGACGTTATAAAATCAACAAAAAATTACATCTAAAAAACCGTCTATTCAACCAAACATTAGCAGAAACTTTAGTGGATCCAGAAACTGGTGAAATTATCGCTTCTAAAGGTGACATATTGGATCGTCGTAATTTAGATCAAATTATTCCTAATTTAGAAAACGGTGTAGGTTTCCGCACACTTCGTCCAACTGATGGAGTGATGGAAGATAGCGTACTCGTTCAATCTATTAAAATTTACGCACCAAATGATGAAGAAAAAGAAATCAACATCATCGGTAACGCGTATATCGAAGAAAACGTAAAACACATCACGCCTTCTGATATTATTTCATCCATTAGCTACTTCTTTAACTTGCTACATGGTGTTGGCGATACAGATGACATCGATCACCTAGGTAATCGTCGTCTTCGTTCTGTTGGTGAACTTTTACAAAACCAATTCCGTATCGGTTTATCTCGTATGGAACGTGTGGTTCGTGAACGTATGTCTATTCAAGATATGACTACAATTACACCACAACAATTGATTAATATTCGTCCAGTAGTTGCATCTATCAAAGAATTCTTTGGTAGCTCGCAGTTATCTCAGTTCATGGATCAAACAAATCCACTTGGCGAACTTACGCATAAACGTCGTCTTTCAGCGCTTGGACCTGGTGGTTTGACGCGTGAACGTGCTGGTTATGAAGTACGTGACGTGCATTACTCTCACTATGGCCGTATGTGTCCGATTGAAACGCCAGAGGGACCAAACATTGGTTTGATTAACTCCCTTTCTTCTTTCGCAAAAGTAAATAAATTCGGCTTTATCGAAACACCTTACCGCCGCGTAGATCCTGAAACAAACCGTGTTACAGATAAAATTGATTATCTAACTGCGGATGAAGAGGATAATTACGTAGTAGCGCAAGCGAACTCGAAATTAGACGAACAAGGTACTTTCACAGAAGAAGAAGTTATGGCTCGTTTCCGTTCAGAAAACTTAGCGGTAGAAAAAGAACGTATTGACTACATGGATGTATCTCCTAAACAGGTTGTATCTGTTGCGACAGCATGTATTCCGTTCCTTGAAAACGATGATAGTAACCGTGCGCTAATGGGAGCGAACATGCAACGTCAAGCAGTTCCTCTTATGCACCCTGAAGCTCCATTTGTTGGAACAGGTATGGAACACGTATCTGCAAAAGACTCTGGTGCTGCTGTAACTGCCAAACATGACGGTATTGTAGAACACGTTGAAGCTCGCGAAATCTGGGTTCGTCGTGTATCTCTAGTGGATGGCAAAGAAGTAACTGGCGGAATCGATAAATATACTTTACGTAAATTTGTTCGTTCTAACCAAGGTACTTGTTATAACCAACGTCCAAACGTTGCAGAAGGTGACCGCGTTGTTAAAGGAGAAATCCTTGGTAACGGTCCATCAATGGATTCCGGTGAACTTGCACTTGGTCGTAACGTACTAGTTGCGTTCATGACTTGGGATGGTTATAACTACGAGGATGCGATCATCATGAGTGAACGTCTTGTAAAAGATGACGTTTATACTTCGATTCATATTGAAGAATTTGAATCAGAAGCTCGTGATACAAAACTCGGACCTGAAGAAATGACTCGTGATATTCCAAATGTTGGGGAAGACGCTTTACGTGATCTTGACGAACGTGGAATTATCCGTGTTGGTGCTGAAGTAAAAGACAACGACCTTCTAGTTGGTAAAGTAACACCAAAAGGAGTTACTGAATTAACTGCAGAAGAACGTTTATTACACGCTATCTTTGGTGAAAAAGCACGTGAAGTTCGTGATACTTCATTACGTGTACCTCACGGCGGCGGCGGAATCGTGCTTGACGTGAAGATCTTTACACGTGAAGCAGGCGACGAACTACCACCTGGAGTAAACCAATTAGTACGTGTTTATATTGTACAAAAACGTAAAATCCATGAAGGCGATAAAATGGCCGGACGTCACGGTAACAAAGGGGTTATCTCCCGTATTTTACCTGAAGAAGATATGCCATTTATGCCAGACGGAACACCTGTTGATATCATGCTTAACCCACTAGGGGTACCATCTCGTATGAATATCGGACAAGTACTTGAGCTACACTTAGGTATGGCTGCTCGTGCTTTAGGAATTCACGTTGCAACACCAGTATTTGATGGTGCGAATGAAGAAGATGTTTGGAGCACAGTGGAAGAAGCCGGAATGGCCCGCGATGCGAAAACAATTCTTTATGACGGACGTTCTGGTGAAGCATTCGATAACCGTATCTCTGTTGGTGTAATGTACATGATCAAACTTGCCCACATGGTTGATGATAAACTTCATGCACGTTCAACTGGACCTTACTCTCTAGTAACGCAACAACCTCTTGGTGGTAAAGCACAATTTGGTGGACAACGTTTTGGGGAAATGGAAGTATGGGCACTTGAAGCATATGGTGCCGCTTATACTCTTCAAGAAATCCTAACGATTAAATCCGATGACGTGGTTGGTCGTGTGAAAACTTACGAAGCGATTGTTAAAGGCGAAAGCGTTCCAGAACCTGGTGTGCCAGAATCCTTCAAAGTACTCATCAAAGAGCTTCAAAGTCTTGGAATGGACGTTAAAATGCTTTCCGCAGACGAAGAAGAAATCGAGATGCGTGACATGGATGATGACGACTTTACTAATCAAAATGATGCCTTCAATATCGTACAACCGGAAAATGCAGCCGCTGAAAAGACTGAGTAATTCGGTTCGATAATTGAGACTCCAAAACAATAAGAAACAATGATTTGTTTTTTGCAAAATATAAAATTAAGCGATCGCTAAGACTTTACCTGAAAGTCGAGGGAGTGTGCGGGAAATCCTAAGCACTTCCTAAAAGCGAATGCTCCAAACTAATTTAGGAGGTTGGGCACTTGTTAGATGTTAATAATTTTGAGTATATGAAAATCGGTCTGGCATCTCCAGATAAAATTCGTTCATGGTCTCATGGTGAAGTAAAAAAACCTGAAACCATCAACTACAGAACGCTTAAACCTGAACGTGACGGCTTATTCTGTGAA of Listeria monocytogenes contains these proteins:
- a CDS encoding NYN domain-containing protein — its product is MEQILLVDGYNVIGAWPELSFLKDRDLEAARDKLVEWMAEYQSYTGYRVVVVFDAQFVRGVKRKSKKYQVEVVFTHEDETADEYIEQKAIEWKNVRTQIMVATSDYTEQWAIFGQGALRISSRELLFEIQEMSKQIGKKIKRIQEEMPKSNLNLDSDVISQLEKWRRGEE
- a CDS encoding RNA polymerase sporulation sigma factor SigH is translated as MDNSVNQEELAMLELARSGDTEALEYFFSKYQSVIYWKSTQYFLQGAERDDLIQEAMIGLFKAIRDYDKTKEASFRSFAEMCINRQLLSAVKRASRQKNIPLNNSVSLDTPMAEDDVDWTLLDVISEKAAETPEDFLIKNEDLTHVARQLEQVTSEFEKEVLKQYLEGKSYQEMALFFNKKEKAIDNALQRVKKKMMKQLE
- the rpmG gene encoding 50S ribosomal protein L33, with product MKKKTSLACSECGSRNYTVNVSGTQKETRLEVKKFCRHCNKHTLHRETK
- the secE gene encoding preprotein translocase subunit SecE — protein: MSAIAKFFRNVSSEMHKVTWPTRKELLTYTVTVVITVVLFALFFMLIDFGIEQIIKLIV
- the nusG gene encoding transcription termination/antitermination protein NusG, which codes for MEKNWYVVHTYSGYENKVKANLEKRVESMGMSDKIFRVIVPEEEETEVKNGKTKTIKRKVFPGYVLVEIVMTDDSWYVVRNTPGVTGFVGSAGSGSKPTPLLPEEADRILKSMGMVEKRAEADFEIGETVMVKEGPFADFSGKVDEMDNDKGKAKVMVNMFGRETPVEVDFNQIEKL
- a CDS encoding immunity 63 family protein → MDKAKQIYLEFKREADFFELDFPLFLGDGPGFGELCMDYSEQDGYMLYGYERGKRNSEFKTTDFDEFKYEVFLHICWYMGMEFELRHRKEDIERDDNILETDTRKIAFEKTLQLLKMVNPAWIDKAAIGYSNYLNLWRKNKNVYFDKEAMQFKVNL
- the rplK gene encoding 50S ribosomal protein L11; this encodes MAKKVIKEVKLQIPAGKANPAPPVGPALGQAGVNIMGFCKEFNARTADQAGLIIPVVITVFEDRSFTFITKTPPAAVLLKKAAKVEKGSGEPNKTKVASVTRAQVQEIAETKMPDLNAANVESAMLMVEGTARSMGITIQD
- the rplA gene encoding 50S ribosomal protein L1; the protein is MAKKGKKYQDALKQIDANKVYTAEEAVELAKKIDFAKFDATVEVAFRLGVDPKKADQQIRGAVVLPNGTGKTQRVLVFAKGEKAKEAEAAGADYVGESEFVEKINQGWFEFDVIVATPDMMGEVGKLGRVLGPKGLMPNPKTGTVTMDVTKAVNEIKAGKVEYRVDKAGNVHAAIGKVSFDAAKLVENFRTVNDVLQKAKPAAAKGTYVKNLSVTTTFGPGIKVDPASL
- the rplJ gene encoding 50S ribosomal protein L10, which produces MSKVLEAKQSAVEEIKTKLSASASTVIVDYRGLNVGEITDLRKQLRDAGIEFKVYKNSLTRRAVEANGYEGLEGALTGPNAIAFSNEDVVAPAKILNDFAKDHEALEIKAGVIEGKVASLEEIKALATLPSREGLLSMLCNVLQAPVRGLAIATKAVADQKEGQEA
- the rplL gene encoding 50S ribosomal protein L7/L12, coding for MALNIEEIIASVKEASVLELNDLVKAIEEEFGVTAAAPVAVAAAGGAAAEQTEFTVELASAGDSKIKVIKVVREITGLGLKEAKELVDNAPKALKEGIAKDEAEEIKAKLEEVGANVEVK
- a CDS encoding class I SAM-dependent methyltransferase; the encoded protein is MTNNHYYTNDETIKHNRKTWQVMLKGFNMSFTSDNGVFSKNTVDFGSKLLIESFELETKTGKILDVGCGYGPMGLTVAKAFPDSQIEMVDVNLRALELAKENAEINKITNTHIYESSVYDNVTANDYQAIISNPPIRAGKRIVHAILEGAYNHLQETGELWIVIQKKQGGPSAEKKMEEVFGNVETVAKDKGYFIFKSVKN
- a CDS encoding RtcB family protein — its product is MLTLKGKYNEAKVFTDNVDDNTIGEIITLCNQPFAKDSKIRIMPDTHGGKGCVIGTTMTIQDKIVPNLVGVDIGCGLYVVKLKPGKLKMDFDKLDKVIRERVPSGSKTHDKPVDEFDLEGVVAPIHRGWVARSIGTLGGGNHFIEVNQGSDGIYLVIHSGSRVLGKEIAEYHQEVAYKRLDILRKELKLDATAAKKRGNLEMANNLNGEREQVKLDYDLSYVTGSDLNHYLNDMEIAQKFAARNRYIMAETILKAMKWNKAVVSAFDCVHNYIDIDNRMLRKGATSAQLGEQIIVPLNMRDGSILATGKGNADWNYSAPHGAGRMLSRSKAKAQISLESYQAAMKDVWTTSVSKKTIDEAPKAYKSAKQLLVDVEDTMDIQEIIKPLYNFKA